A genomic stretch from Arachis stenosperma cultivar V10309 chromosome 3, arast.V10309.gnm1.PFL2, whole genome shotgun sequence includes:
- the LOC130967753 gene encoding large ribosomal RNA subunit accumulation protein YCED homolog 1, chloroplastic-like — protein sequence MSLLIPSSAAVPLQFSQWKTCNVNSQHKIAYISFTPFWNRPVSNSKTRHLYTNRRIEPNVLHKYTAKCKGLDDFESFIDESMDWDEDDDDEVEYTGSPWEGAVIYKRNASISHVEYCTTLESLGLGNLSTDLSKNRASVMGLRVTKAVKDYPNGTPVQISIDVVRKKKKLRLDGIIKTVIGLLCSRCGMPSAESVFSEFSLLLTEEPIEEPETIDLGVIYGEDIYTAFGNSGEGNGDDDEDNDALIDLDDRLHFPLEDKEIDISKNIRDRVHLEITMNSVCDPWCKGICMKCGQNFNIDSCNCNQEEVKDKKGFGPLGNLKEQMHL from the exons ATGTCACTTCTTATCCCTTCATCCGCTGCAGTCCCTTTACAATTTTCTCAATGGAAGACTTGTAATGTAAACTCCCAGCATAAAATTGCATATATTTCCTTCACCCCTTTTTGGAATAGACCGGTTTCAAATAGTAAAACCAGACATTTATATACAAACCGTAGAATTGAACCAAATGTGCTGCATAAGTATACTGCTAAATGCAAGGGACTTGATGATTTTGAGTCATTTATTGATGAGTCCATGGATTgggatgaagatgatgatgatgaagttGAATATACTGGGTCCCCATGGGAAGGTGCTGTTATATATAAGAGAAACGCATCAATTTCACATGTGGAGTACTGCACTACCTTGGAGAGTTTAGGTCTAGGAAATCTTTCCACAGATTTATCGAAAAATAGGGCTTCTGTCATGGGATTGCGGGTCACAAAAGCCGTGAAGGACTATCCTAATGGAACTCCTGTTCAGATCTCAATAGATGTGGtcaggaagaagaaaaaattgagGCTTGATGGGATCATAAAAACTGTCATTGGTCTTCTTTGCAGTAG GTGTGGTATGCCATCTGCTGAGAGTGTATTTTCCGAGTTCTCTCTTTTACTCACTGAAGAACCCATTGAAGAACCAGAGACTATTGATCTGGGTGTTATTTATGGGGAAGACATATATACAGCCTTTGGAAACAGTGGTGAGGGCAACGGGGATGACGATGAGGACAATGATGCACTAATCGATTTGGATGATAGGCTGCATTTTCCCCTGGAAGACAAAGAAATTGACATTTCAAAGAACATAAGAGACAGGGTGCATCTTGAGATTACCATGAATTCAGTTTGTGATCCGTGGTGCAAAGGCATTTGCATGAAATGTGGCCAAAACTTCAACATCGACAGTTGTAATTGTAACCAGGAGGAAGTGAAAGATAAAAAAGGCTTTGGCCCTCTTGGAAATTTAAAAGAGCAGATGCATTTGTAA
- the LOC130965605 gene encoding uncharacterized protein LOC130965605, which translates to METEAAAVLNLFDSCWFELNVLMKSSTIIPPKATSSAENLDHKVRGEEEEEEEISESASKLARIQTSTHSRSMSDQSVEATSFKHESMSPDSVLMIPSKLQTILSGKEATDSEEESHQNPSHEAVVLVPEKNMKKKKRRRETKSLSDLEFEELKGFMDLGFVFSEEDKDSTLASIIPGLQRLGKKESSDSDESMVQRPYLSEAWEVYCYDKKKKEKENPLMNWKFPAVNNETDIKDSLRWWAHTVASSVR; encoded by the coding sequence ATGGAAACAGAAGCTGCTGCTGTCTTGAACCTCTTTGATTCTTGCTGGTTTGAGCTCAATGTATTGATGAAAAGCTCAACAATAATCCCACCAAAAGCAACAAGTTCTGCAGAAAATTTAGATCATAAGGtgagaggagaagaagaggaagaagaagaaatatcAGAGTCAGCATCAAAGCTTGCACGGATCCAAACAAGTACTCATAGCAGATCGATGAGTGACCAATCTGTGGAAGCAACAAGCTTCAAGCATGAATCTATGTCACCAGATTCCGTCCTTATGATCCCCTCAAAGCTCCAAACCATTCTCTCAGGAAAAGAAGCCACAGACTCAGAAGAAGAATCTCATCAGAACCCTTCGCATGAGGCAGTAGTGTTGGTACCTGAGAAgaacatgaagaagaagaagaggaggagggaAACAAAGAGTTTGTCAGACCTTGAGTTTGAGGAGCTAAAAGGGTTCATGGATTTGGGTTTTGTTTTCTCAGAAGAGGACAAAGACTCAACCTTGGCTTCAATCATTCCTGGGTTGCAGAGGTTAGGGAAGAAAGAAAGCTCAGATTCTGATGAATCAATGGTTCAAAGGCCTTATCTTTCAGAAGCATGGGAGGTTTATTgttatgataagaaaaagaaagagaaagagaatccATTGATGAATTGGAAGTTCCCTGCTGTAAACAATGAAACTGACATCAAAGATAGCCTCAGATGGTGGGCTCATACTGTTGCTTCCAGTGTCAGATGA